In Drosophila nasuta strain 15112-1781.00 unplaced genomic scaffold, ASM2355853v1 ctg100_pilon, whole genome shotgun sequence, the following are encoded in one genomic region:
- the LOC132797494 gene encoding uncharacterized protein LOC132797494, producing MSRIENVEDPQLRNFMLTTMKNYKENRYIRRLDDSELARKDITWFLPIFTVTNPNKKKTRLVWDAAAKIQGVSLNDCLLKGPDTLASLMGILIRFRERPIAISGDIREMFHQVRVRPEDQAAQRFLWRDGNSQRPPEVYVMQVMTFGASCSPSLASYVLKRNAQRYEAEYPEAVKAICGNTFVDDWLQSVDSVAEMTKLAQAVKLIHADGGFDMRHWTSILKQCWSEKVLGMWWQPGEDCLTFMVKPDTIAKALHGRPTKRRVLSMIMTIFDPLELLDFSTYAQKSFCKIYGGGVGWDEPLKEEDEADWRRWLDLVPTLNNLRIARCLKGVSAARCLEMHTFVDASVNAYAAVVYIRAEVDDQVHCSLVASKTRVCSIETNFDTSHGTHGSCFGAEVGQMYRV from the exons ATGTCTCGAATCGAAAATGTCGAAGATCCGCAGTTACGCAACTTCATGCTAACGACGATGAAAAACTATAAGGAAAATCGTTACATCAGACGCCTGGATGATAGTGAGTTGGCGCGTAAAGATATAACATGGTTTCTTCCTATCTTTACCGTCACCAACcctaacaagaagaagacacgTTTAGTGTGGGACGCCGCAGCGAAGATCCAAGGAGTGTCTCTAAACGACTGCCTGCTAAAAGGTCCTGACACACTTGCATCATTGATGGGCATTCTAATACGCTTCAGAGAACGCCCAATTGCTATTTCGGGAGACATACGCGAAATGTTCCACCAAGTGAGGGTGCGACCAGAGGATCAGGCAGCTCAGAGATTCCTCTGGCGTGATGGAAACTCGCAACGGCCACCGGAGGTATACGTCATGCAAGTTATGACTTTTGGAGCATCGTGTTCACCTTCCTTGGCGAGTTACGTTTTGAAACGCAATGCTCAACGATATGAAGCTGAATATCCCGAGGCCGTAAAAGCCATTTGCGGCAACACTTTCGTCGATGACTGGCTTCAGTCTGTGGACTCAGTAGCTGAGATGACAAAGCTAGCCCAGGCTGTAAAACTAATTCATGCTGATGGAGGATTTGACATGCGACACTGGACATCAATTCTCAAGCA ATGTTGGTCGGAAAAGGTTCTGGGCATGTGGTGGCAACCTGGAGAAGATTGTCTAACGTTTATGGTGAAGCCAGATACGATCGCAAAGGCTCTGCATGGTCGGCCAACTAAACGCCGCGTCCTGAGCATGATTATGACCATATTCGACCCCTTGGAATTGTTGGATTTTTCAACATACGCGCAAAAATCattctgcaaaatatatgGAGGTGGAGTCGGATGGGATGAGCCGCtcaaagaagaagacgagGCAGACTGGCGTCGTTGGTTGGATTTGGTGCCAACGTTAAACAATCTGCGTATAGCCCGATGTTTGAAAGGAGTTAGTGCAGCTAGATGTCTGgaaatgcatacatttgtagACGCAAGTGTTAATGCATACGCTGCCGTCGTATACATCCGAGCTGAAGTAGACGATCAAGTTCATTGCAGCCTTGTAGCGTCGAAAACAAGGGTTTGCTCCATTGAAACCAATTTCGATACCTCGCATGGAACTCATGGCAGCTGTTTTGGGGCTGAGGTTGGCCAGATGTATCGAGTCTGA